From a single Nostoc sp. MS1 genomic region:
- a CDS encoding YciI family protein, translated as MPKYIVWGTYCDDVLEKRTPYRQAHLDGLAKQKESGVLITIGPTKDVTKVFGIYEAETEETVRQLIENDPYWQNGIWTEYSVKEWIQAI; from the coding sequence ATGCCTAAATATATTGTGTGGGGAACTTATTGTGACGACGTTCTCGAAAAGCGCACCCCTTACCGTCAAGCGCATTTAGATGGACTAGCAAAACAAAAAGAATCAGGTGTACTCATCACCATCGGCCCTACTAAAGATGTCACCAAAGTCTTTGGTATTTACGAAGCCGAAACAGAAGAAACTGTACGTCAGTTAATTGAAAATGATCCCTACTGGCAAAATGGTATCTGGACTGAATATTCTGTAAAAGAATGGATTCAAGCCATCTAG